A segment of the Sphingobacteriales bacterium genome:
TGCCTTTTCTAATTAGAACACTCGTTACAGCTCCTTCTCCACTAGGAACTGTAAAGATATCAACCCCCCAACAAAACATCTCCAAATAATATGCCGCATATTCATAACTAGATATTGAACCATCTCCAAGCTTAACATTATAATAACCCCAATCTCCATTTCCACGAATAATATTATATAATTGTCTTATTGGACTTTGAGCATTCCAAGCATAGGTATTAAACGAATATAGACCTTCGGGAATTGGCCCTTCATTTTGTACATTTTGGGAGTTTGGGTTGTTCATATGTCTACCTTTTCCAGATGTTGCAGAATGCTGATAAATAACCTCTCCTTTAGAATTTAAAACTTTAATTACATTTCCATCAAAAATCATACTTATATTATCATCAAGTTGCAATAATACCAAATATATGTACTAAATAGTCCAATCAAAATATTGAAAAACATAGTCAAAACTGCATATATTCTTAACCTCATTTGAGGTTAGATTTTGACAAGTTTTTGTAATAAAATCACTGACTTGATTTAAAGAACT
Coding sequences within it:
- a CDS encoding DUF2778 domain-containing protein, whose translation is MVLLQLDDNISMIFDGNVIKVLNSKGEVIYQHSATSGKGRHMNNPNSQNVQNEGPIPEGLYSFNTYAWNAQSPIRQLYNIIRGNGDWGYYNVKLGDGSISSYEYAAYYLEMFCWGVDIFTVPSGEGAVTSVLIRKGMSKLAAKGVSNLAKTAKKM